The proteins below are encoded in one region of Helianthus annuus cultivar XRQ/B chromosome 2, HanXRQr2.0-SUNRISE, whole genome shotgun sequence:
- the LOC110886345 gene encoding kinesin-like protein KIN-14J: protein MNMHPDRYGSGNGQLNGSNYLNGGDDKHTDDTRGIVEGDLPASNMPEMTKVNNLQNASSQSLFHIVHKILDDSIENRKEDVPDRVACVLKKLVQLIEQRSLKQAEEFKKQNKLCKTREDKYQLKMRVFKTLVTGAMDENEVLMNQLQCIKTEKTMVEEKKKLEDVELVTLRKENNGFNLEISRLEKELEATRETYENRCRQLETHTIETKSELEEKIINLEDLLTHSRKKVKELEKFTESKFLRWKKRERSYKKFLDFQHGSLKELRMGSESIKQEVLKTQQIYSKEMNQFGMKIQGLVDAAQNYHMVLKENRKLYNEVQDLKGNIRVYCRIRPFLKGQSKKQTTIEYIGDNGELVVTNPSKIVKESHRVFKFNKVFSPTATQEEVFVDTQPLIRSVLDGYNVCIFAYGQTGSGKTYTMSGPNVSSPVDWGVNYRALNDLFHLSQIRRSSFEYEIGVQMVEIYNEQVRDLLSCDTVQKRLGIWSSTQPNGLAVPDASMHPVTSTADVLELMNVGLMNRAVGATALNERSSRSHSVLTVHVRGTDLETNAGLRGNLHLVDLAGSERVDRSEATGERLKEAQHINKSLSALGDVIFALAQKSQHVPYRNSKLTQVLQSSLGGQAKTLMFVQLNPDVESFSETISTLKFAERVSGVELGAARSNKEGRGVRELMEQVTNLKDALTKKDEEIECLRLRQSASTVDLQPNNNPSCEKSVNLGPKAASDIDTCSEFSDNDEFRQSRFVTTVGVNDDIELLGLGDADSEGRLSDVSDGGVSVGTETDGSMSSIAELTRFPEGAKARVEHQQKPIVPAKLPRPPQKTASSSRKPVQAAPSAQRHGLIASSRPSLTTGVPRTPSSSVTRKSISGGSLLKSGARW from the exons ATGAACATGCACCCCGACAGATATGGGAGTGGAAACGGGCAGTTAAACGGATCAAACTATCTTAACGGTGGTGATGATAAACACACAGATGACACTAGAGGCATTGTTGAAG GCGATCTACCTGCCTCTAACATGCCAGAAATGACGAAAGTAAACAATTTACAGAACGCATCTTCTCAGTCACTCTTTCATATTGTTCATAAGATTCTCGATGACAGCATTGAGAACCGTAAAGAGGATGTACCAGAT AGAGTTGCCTGCGTATTGAAGAAGCTCGTTCAATTGATTGAGCAACGGAGTTTGAAACAAGCGGAAGAGTTCAAGAAG CAAAACAAGTTGTGCAAGACTCGTGAAGACAAGTATCAACTGAAAATGAGAGTGTTCAAAACTCTCGTAACAGGGGCTATGGACGAGAATGAG GTCCTTATGAATCAGCTCCAGTGTATAAAG ACTGAGAAGACTATGGTAGAGGAGAAGAAAAAGCTTGAAGATGTAGAACTAGTTACGTTACGGAAAGAAAACAACGGCTTTAACTTAGAAATTTCAAGATTAGAGAAGGAGCTAGAAGCCACAAGAGAAACATACGAAAATCGTTGTCGACAGCTTGAAACACACACCATTGAAACTAAATCCGAGCTAGAGGAAAAGATTATAAATCTTGAGGATCTTCTCACTCATTCAAGAAAGAAGGTGAAAGAACTCGAAAAGTTTACGGAATCCAAGTTTTTACGATGGAAAAAGAGAGAGCGCAGTTACAAGAAGTTTTTGGATTTTCAGCATGGATCTTTAAAG GAATTGAGGATGGGTTCTGAGTCGATTAAGCAAGAAGTTTTGAAGACACAACAAATTTACTCAAAGGAAATGAACCAATTTG GAATGAAGATTCAGGGGCTTGTAGACGCTGCACAAAATTACCACATGGTTCTAAAAGAAAACCGGAAATTATACAACGAAGTCCAAGATTTGAAAG GGAATATTAGAGTCTACTGTCGCATAAGGCCATTCCTCAAGGGTCAAAGTAAAAAACAAACCACTATAGAGTATATTGGCGATAATGGCGAATTGGTTGTAACAAATCCCTCAAAGATAGTCAAAGAAAGCCACCGCGTATTCAAATTCAACAAGGTCTTTAGTCCTACAGCAACACAAG AGGAAGTTTTTGTTGATACTCAGCCGCTCATTCGGTCAGTGCTAGATGGATATAACGTGTGCATATTTGCATACGGTCAAACAGGCTCCGGGAAAACATATACTATG AGTGGGCCTAATGTATCATCTCCAGTAGATTGGGGGGTCAACTATCGCGCCTTAAATGACCTGTTTCATCTCTCTCAAATCAGGAGAAGCTCATTCGAATATGAAATCGGTGTGCAAATGGTTGAGATCTATAATGAGCAAGTTCGTGATTTGTTATCGTGTGATACCGTTCAAAAAAG ACTTGGGATATGGAGTTCTACCCAACCGAACGGGTTAGCCGTCCCTGACGCTAGCATGCACCCGGTTACATCAACTGCAGATGTCCTCGAGTTAATGAACGTTGGGTTAATGAACCGGGCTGTAGGTGCCACCGCGTTGAACGAAAGGAGCAGCCGGTCCCACAG TGTCTTAACTGTTCATGTTCGTGGAACGGATCTCGAAACCAACGCGGGTTTACGTGGTAACTTGCATTTGGTTGATCTCGCTGGTAGTGAACGGGTGGACCGATCTGAAGCAACCGGTGAGAGATTAAAAGAAGCTCAACATATTAACAAATCTTTATCTGCTCTTGGAGACGTTATTTTTGCACTCGCACAAAAAAGTCAACACGTACCCTACAGAAACAGTAAACTTACTCAAGTTTTGCAAAGCTCTTTAG gaGGTCAAGCAAAGACTCTTATGTTTGTACAGCTAAATCCTGATGTGGAATCATTCTCTGAAACCATAAGTACCCTGAAATTTGCTGAACGCGTCTCTGGTGTCGAGTTAGGTGCGGCCCGTAGCAACAAAGAGGGGCGGGGCGTTCGAGAGCTCATGGAACAG GTGACTAATCTAAAAGATGCACTGACCAAAAAAGACGAGGAGATAGAATGCTTACGGCTGAGACAGAGCGCAAGTACTGTGGATTTACAGCCCAACAACAATCCATCATGTGAGAAAAGCGTAAATCTGGGCCCAAAAGCAGCTTCTGACATCGATACTTGTTCAGAGTTCAGTGATAATGATGAGTTCAGACAGTCAAGATTTGTTACAACAGTTGGCGTTAACGATGATATCGAGCTTTTGGGATTAGGTGATGCAGATTCCGAAGGGAGATTAAGTGATGTATCTGACGGTGGTGTTTCAGTGGGAACAGAAACCGACGGTTCAATGAGTAGTATTGCTGAGCTAACTCGTTTCCCTGAAGGCGCAAAAGCGCGTGTTGAGCACCAACAGAA GCCCATTGTACCTGCTAAACTTCCAAGACCACCACAAAAGACCGCATCTTCTTCTCGTAAACCGGTGCAGGCCGCTCCGTCTGCACAAAGACACGGGTTAATAGCATCTTCTAGACCTTCATTAACCACGGGGGTCCCACGTACTCCATCAA GTTCTGTTACGAGAAAGTCGATTTCTGGTGGTTCTTTACTTAAATCCGGTGCACGATGGTGA